The genomic interval ATCACGACCAGCCCGGTGGCGATGCCGATCCGGACCGCCAGAGGCTCGCCCTCCGGCGTGCGAAGCCGGCCGATGGCCCGGGTGATGGTCAGCCCGGCATGGATCGCGCGCTCGGCATCCTCCTCGTGCGCCCGCGGGTAGCCGAAATAGGCGAGCACGCCGTCGCCCATGTACTTCGCGACATGGCCGTCGAACCGGGAAATCTCCGCCGCAACCATGTTCTGGTAGGCTCGGATGAGATCGCTCATCTCCTCGGGATCGAGGCGCCCGGAAAGCTCCGTCGAGCCGACGAGGTCGACGAACATGATGGTCAGTTGCCGCCGTTCCGCGCCCGGCGGCGGTGCCCGGGCACGATCACGATCGTCCGGCGGGACCGGACGGCCGTCGCCACCGCGGGACACGTCGCGCAGCATGGCGATGGCGTCCAGCAGCTTGCGCCGGTGGCCGATCGAGACCACGCCGATGTCCTTCAGATCGTCGCCCGTCAGCCGCGGGAGCAGCCGGGCATCGATGTCGTGCTCGCGGAACGCCGGCTCGTACCGCTCCAGGCCCAGGTTCCGCAGCCAAGCCGCGATGTCCACCCTCCGCCTCCAATCGCCAGGGGTGTTTCCGGCCTCCAACGTCGCAGCCTACCCCAAGTCCGGGCGGGCGGCCCATGCAACGACGAGCACCGACGACCCCCATTGGGCACGGTCATAGCCCGTTTTTCCTGCATGGGCCGTGGGCGGTTCCGCCGCCGTGGCCGGCCGATGCGCACCCCGGGAACAGGCCCCTGGCTCCGGTCCCGAAGTGCGCCTTCGCATGGCCAGGGGAAACCTCGCAGAGCCAGGGCGCGGGCACCGATGCCCTGCGGCCTGGCTCAACGCGACGGATCCGTGCCGTGCTCCGGCAGGGTGAAGACCTGCTGAGGGTGCTCCACGCCCCGCAGGCGGTGGCGCCCCAGATCGACGAAGGGCTGGTCGACCTCCCGCGCGAAGGCGCGCGAGACGATCACCGGCCGGTCCAGCCGCTTGGCCAGGTCCAAAAGCCGGCTGGCCCGGTTCACGGCCGGGCCGATGACCGTGAAATCCAGCCGGTGGGGGGCGCCGACATTGCCGTAGGCCACCTCCCCCACGTGCAGCGCCAAACCGTGGAGCAAGGGCGCGCCGCCCGAGGACCGGCGCCGGGCGTTCTCGGCCTCGCTCCGCCGGCCGAACGCCTGTGCGGCCGCCAGGGCCTTCCGGCAGGCCGCCGCGCGGTCGCGCCCGGCCCAGGTCGGGAAGATCGCCAGCACGGCATCCCCGATGAACTTGAGCACCTCGCCGCCATGCGCCTCGACCACCTCCCCGATGATCCCGAACCAGGCGTTCAGGTGGTCCAGCACCTCGGGAATGGGTGACCGCTCGGACAGGAGGGTGAAGCCGCGCAGATCGGCGAACCAGATGGCCGCCTCGATCCGCTCGACGGCACCACGGTCCACGCGGCCCTCGATGATGCGCTGCCCGGTGCGGGGGCCGACATAGGTGTCGAGCAGGTCGACGGCGATGCGCCGCAGGACATGCCGCTCCAGGTACGGGCTGAGCCGCTTTGCGGCGACCTCCAGCCGATCGAGCGATGCCGGGTCGAAGCCTTCCGCCCGCCGGGTGGTGAACGAGATCACCGCGGTCCGGGTCCGATCCAGGAAGGGCAGCGGATACATGACGTAGTCCGTCGCGCCGGCCAGCCGCAACTCCTCGAGGAGCGGCATGTCGGGACAGGGGGCGTCGAGACGGCGTCGGAAGGGCTGTCCGGTTTCGTCGACGATCCGGGTCGGGCTGTTCAAATAGGACGGCGACGTGGCCGCCGTGGCCCGGTCGGACTCCCTCACCGACAGGCTCTGGTCTGTCCAGACATGCTGCCATCCGCCGACTTCCGGGTGCAGCACCTCCAGACCGAGGGAGGCACGCCAGACCGGCGCTATGGTCGGGACGACATGGCGGCAGAAGGCGGCAAAAAGCGTCTCGACGGTGTCGTGGGGTGCGTCGTTGGCCAGCCATCCCGTGATGTCGTCCATCCGTCCCATCCTCCACATGCGATCCCCTGCCTCCGGGGTTGCGCCCGCGGCCTCGGTTTCAGGGGTTCCGTGGCCGGTCCGCACCGCCTTCCGCATGAAATCCCCGGAAGGTGCCGTCCCGACCACGAGGACGGCTCCTCCTAGGCCCAGGTCCGTCGGCGGTTGGCCCGAGGAAAAGGCCTCAATGTCGGATCACATGGTCAGAAGAACCCTGCTTTGCTCACGACAGGAGTCCTTATCCCGACCTCATTGGGCTCGGTACTGCTCGTCGGTGACGTGCTCCATCCAGTCGACGGTCTTACCGTCGAGCTGTTCCTGAATGGCGATGTGGGTCATGGCTGTGGTGGGGCCGGCTCCGTGCCAATGCTTCTCGCCCGGCGGAAACCAGATCACGTCACCGGGATGGATTTCCTCGATCGGCCCCCCCTCACGCTGCACCCGGCCACAACCGGATGTGACGATCAACGTCTGGCCCAGCGGGTGCGTGTGCCACGCCGTGCGAGCTCCCGGCTCGAACGTGACGCTTACGCCAACGGCGCGCGCCGGGGCATTTGCCGGAAAGAGGGGGTCGATGCGAACGGTGCCCGTGAAATACTCGTCTGGACCTTTTCCAGACGGCTGTGACCCTACTCTTTTGATGTCCATGGCAGTTCCCTCACTCATTGCGGCGATGGTCGCTCCGTCGCCGACCGTTTATCCAGAGGCGGAGCATATGGCACAGCGGCTCATTCCAATTCGGGGGCGGACTTGGCACGTTCTTATAATTCGTGCTCGTGAATACCCGACGACTGCTCCAGCCCTGTCCGATACCTACATCGGTTCGACACCTTGAAACTAATCGGCGCCGGCGATCAGGTCAGGACGGGTGCTACCAGGAGCCGCAACGCGATGATGCCGGTGCACAGGACGATCAGCGGGCTGACCAGGAACACTGACCCCAGGCCTGCCGATGCGCGTTGGGGGATCTGACCGGGCGTTGGCCTGGGATGCACAGCGGGCCGTGCTCGGCTTCGGCCGACCGTGCCGTATCGCGAGGGATTCCTGGCGGCCCGGACGGAGAACAGGGGCCGAATGCCGCTCAAAAAGCCGTATGCCGCCTCTCTGCGGTTCGCGAAGACCCGCCCGAACCCCAGAGAGGCCGGGCCCTTCGGCGTCGCGCCGCGGAGACTGGTCTGTCTTGAAGACTGGATGGCGAAGGAGACGGTACGGAGCGAACCGGTCTCCGAACGCCGTTCCCTGAGTGGCGCGGAAAGTACAAAAAATTTGCCGCTCGGCGCGGGGCTCACGCCCCGCCCCATTGCATCGAGAGGCCGCCGTCGATCGTCCAGGTCTGGCCGGTGACATAGTCGCCGTCGTCGGACGCGAGGAAGAGCGCAAGCCGCGCGATCTCCTCCGGCTGGCCGGCCCGGTGCCACGGGATGCGCTCGAAGGACTGCGTCCGCTTGCCGGAGTCGTCGAGGCGCGCCTGCGTCATCGGCGTTTGGATCAAGCCCGGCGCGATGTTGTTGACGTTGATTTTGTCCTCGGCCAGCTCGCGCGAAAGGCTGCGCGCCAGCGAACCCAGGCCCGCCTTGGCCATGCCGTAGGGGGCGCTGTCCGGCGTGGGCAGGTGCTGGGCGACCGAGGAGATGTTCACGATGCGCCCGCCCCCGCCGTGCTGGCGGCGCATCCGCACGAAGGCGCGGCAGCAGAACACCGGCCCCATGAGGTCCACCCGCAGGACACGCTCGAGATCCTCGTCCTTCAGGTCGGCTATCCCAGCAGAGGCGGCGCCGATGCCGGCGTTGTTGACCAGGATGTCCGGCACGCCCAGCTCGTCCGCCGCCCGCCGGAAGAAGCCCTCCACCGACGCCGGATCACCGACGTCGCCCAGCATCGTCAGCGCCCGGCAGCCCGCCGCCTCGATCCGCCGCTTCGTCTCGGCCGCACCTTCGGCGTCGGTGTGGTAGACGACCGCGACGTCCGCGCCCTCTTGCGCGAACACCTCGGCGATCGCCTGGCCGATGCCGGAATCCGCCCCGGTGACGAGCGCGCGTTTGCCATTGAGTTTCATCATGACGCGGATCCTCGTCTGAGCTGCCAATGGGTAGGAACAGGGTGGTTCGGCAACCGGATGCCGGCTCCGGCCGCCGCCCTCATTTCGTCTGCATCAGGGTGCGGGCCGGCTCCTCGGCCAGCCGGCGCTCGATCTGCTCGCGGTCGGGCGTGCCCTGCGCCAGTGCCGCGCGCAGGTGCTCGACGTATTTGGCCGGGGGCTTGGGCGGCAGGAACGGCTCGTTGGGGTCCACCTCCGCCTCCACCAACGCCGGTCCGGGCTCCGCCAGCGCCGCGTCCAGCGCCGGGCCGCACTGGTCAGGCTCCACCGCCTTGAACGCCTTCAGCCCGAAGCCCTCCGCCACCTTGGCGAAGTCGATCGGCTGGAGGTCGCAGCCGAACTCCGGATTGCCCAGGAACAGCATCTGCTCCCACTTGATCTGGCCGTAGGTGTTGTTCTTCACGACCACGATCTTGACCGGGAGATTGTAGCGCACGCAGGTCGCCAGCTCGCCCAGCACCATGGCGAGCCCGCCGTCGCCGACGAAGGCGACCACCTGCCGGCCCGGGTAGGCGACCGCCGCCGCGATCGCATAGGGCAGCGCGCACCCCATGGACGCCAGCGTTCCCGAAACGGCGAACATCTGGGTTCCCCGCATCTCCACGTTCTGGGCGAGGAACCCCGTGTGTTGGCCGGAATCCGACAGCACGATGGCGTCCTCCGCCAGCCGCGCCGACAGCTCGCGCGCGATCCGCTGCGGCTTCATCGGCGTGCCGGGCCGCATGGCGGCCTCGGCCAGCAGGTGGCGCCATTCGACCATCCCCAGCCGGGCCTGCTCCAGGAAGACGCGGTCCGCCTTGGGCGCCAGATGGCCGTTCAGTGCTTGGAGTGTCGTGCGGACGTCGCCCACGAGCGCCGCCTCGACGGGATAGCGCAGGCCGATGCGCTGGGGGTCCAGGTCGATCTGCACGGCGCGGGCCTGGCCCGGCTTCGGATAGTACTCGACGTAGGGGAACGAGCTGCCGGCGATCAGCAGCGTGTCGCACTGCGCCATGGCCTCGTGGGACGGGATGGTGCCGAGATGGCCGATGCCGCCGGTGGTGTACGGGTGGTCGTCGGGCACCACCGCCTTGCCCAGCAGCGCCTTGATGATGGGCGCCCCCAGCAGCTCGGCGGTGCGCAGAAGCTCGTCCCGCGCCCCCAACGCGCCCTGCCCGGCCAGGATGACGACCCTCCGCCCGGCATTCAGGATTTCGGCGGCGCGCTCGACCTCCGCAAGCGCCGGAAGCCGCTGTCCCTCCGCATAGGCGCCGATCGCGTGCGGCACCGTGTTGCGCGGGGACGGGTGGGTGGTGGACTCCGGCTCCTCCTGCACGTCGATCGGCACGGCAATGTGCGCCACGCCGCGCCGGGCCAACGCGGTTCGGCACGCGAGACCGGTGACATTGGCGGCGTGCGCCGGCCCCATGATCCGTGCGGTGTAGGCCGCCACGTCCTGGAACAGGCGCGGATGGTCCACGTCCTGCTGGGTGAAGGTGTCGATCAGGTCGTGGTAGGGCAGGCCGGTGACCGCGACCACCGGGGCGCGGTCGAACTTGGCGTCGTAGAGGCCGTTCAGCAGGTGGATGCCGCCGGGACCGGTGGTGGCAAGACAGCAGCCGATCCGCCCCGTCAGCTTGGCGTACCCGCAGGCCATGAAGGCGGCCGCCTCCTCGTGCCGGACCTGGACGAAGCGGATGCGGTCCTGCCGGGTGCGCAAGGCTTCCATGATGCCGTTGATGCCGTCGCCGGGCAGCCCGAACACGACGTCCACGCCCCATTCGGCCAGCGTGTCGACGACGATCTCGGCGGTGTTGCGGGTCATGGGGCCTCCAGGGAAGGGACGTGTCTCCACCGACAACCGCCGCCGGCCCACGGCGTGACGCGCCCTCCCCCGTTTTCCGGCCGGACCGGCCTGTTCAGCGCCCCCTGTTCAACGCCCCCCCATTCAACGCTCCGGGCCGGCCCGCCCCTGCCAGCGCTTGCGCAGCGCCCTCCACTTGCCTTCGAGCCAGATCATGGCGCGGCCGACCGGCTTCCGGAGGAACGGCACATCCTGGGCGATCAGCAAAAGCCCGATCGGCAGCATCTCGATCCCGACGACCGGCAGGAACCAGAGCACGCTGGCCAGGATGAAGAGCACCCCGACCGGCAGCCGGATCCAGCGCGCCTTCGGGTCCCGCAACCAGCGGATGGCCCGCGACACCCGGTCCGGAACCTCCGCCTCCAGGCCTTCGTAAGCGCGGTCCAGGACCCTTTGGCCCTCGTCCGCCCCGCCCTTGTCCGCAGCGCCCGGACCGGCTTGGTTGCCCATTGCGCCGCTCACCCGTCGCACCGGGAGTGCGCGGACACCTTCGGTGCCCTCCCGGCCATGACCGGCAAACCCAGGGCGATATCGCCGGTGCTGTGGAATGCGACCGCCCTCATGCCTTACTCCCTGCCGTGCCGTGGATCGGCTACCGGAAGGTGTAACAGGCGCGCCGTGGCATCGTTGCGCGTCGGCCCGGCCCGCGGTTGATCTCGCCGCTCGACTGCGGGCGGCCGACAGGTCCGGATCCGTTCCGCGCTCCGGCTTGGCGGCCCCCTTCGCGCTGCCGATCGGCAGACGTCACGAAACCGCGCGATAGGATCACGGCAATGTGGCGAGCAGTCCGG from Azospirillaceae bacterium carries:
- the fabG gene encoding 3-oxoacyl-ACP reductase FabG; the encoded protein is MMKLNGKRALVTGADSGIGQAIAEVFAQEGADVAVVYHTDAEGAAETKRRIEAAGCRALTMLGDVGDPASVEGFFRRAADELGVPDILVNNAGIGAASAGIADLKDEDLERVLRVDLMGPVFCCRAFVRMRRQHGGGGRIVNISSVAQHLPTPDSAPYGMAKAGLGSLARSLSRELAEDKINVNNIAPGLIQTPMTQARLDDSGKRTQSFERIPWHRAGQPEEIARLALFLASDDGDYVTGQTWTIDGGLSMQWGGA
- a CDS encoding thiamine pyrophosphate-dependent enzyme, with the protein product MTRNTAEIVVDTLAEWGVDVVFGLPGDGINGIMEALRTRQDRIRFVQVRHEEAAAFMACGYAKLTGRIGCCLATTGPGGIHLLNGLYDAKFDRAPVVAVTGLPYHDLIDTFTQQDVDHPRLFQDVAAYTARIMGPAHAANVTGLACRTALARRGVAHIAVPIDVQEEPESTTHPSPRNTVPHAIGAYAEGQRLPALAEVERAAEILNAGRRVVILAGQGALGARDELLRTAELLGAPIIKALLGKAVVPDDHPYTTGGIGHLGTIPSHEAMAQCDTLLIAGSSFPYVEYYPKPGQARAVQIDLDPQRIGLRYPVEAALVGDVRTTLQALNGHLAPKADRVFLEQARLGMVEWRHLLAEAAMRPGTPMKPQRIARELSARLAEDAIVLSDSGQHTGFLAQNVEMRGTQMFAVSGTLASMGCALPYAIAAAVAYPGRQVVAFVGDGGLAMVLGELATCVRYNLPVKIVVVKNNTYGQIKWEQMLFLGNPEFGCDLQPIDFAKVAEGFGLKAFKAVEPDQCGPALDAALAEPGPALVEAEVDPNEPFLPPKPPAKYVEHLRAALAQGTPDREQIERRLAEEPARTLMQTK
- a CDS encoding adenylate/guanylate cyclase domain-containing protein; translated protein: MDDITGWLANDAPHDTVETLFAAFCRHVVPTIAPVWRASLGLEVLHPEVGGWQHVWTDQSLSVRESDRATAATSPSYLNSPTRIVDETGQPFRRRLDAPCPDMPLLEELRLAGATDYVMYPLPFLDRTRTAVISFTTRRAEGFDPASLDRLEVAAKRLSPYLERHVLRRIAVDLLDTYVGPRTGQRIIEGRVDRGAVERIEAAIWFADLRGFTLLSERSPIPEVLDHLNAWFGIIGEVVEAHGGEVLKFIGDAVLAIFPTWAGRDRAAACRKALAAAQAFGRRSEAENARRRSSGGAPLLHGLALHVGEVAYGNVGAPHRLDFTVIGPAVNRASRLLDLAKRLDRPVIVSRAFAREVDQPFVDLGRHRLRGVEHPQQVFTLPEHGTDPSR
- a CDS encoding cupin domain-containing protein, which codes for MDIKRVGSQPSGKGPDEYFTGTVRIDPLFPANAPARAVGVSVTFEPGARTAWHTHPLGQTLIVTSGCGRVQREGGPIEEIHPGDVIWFPPGEKHWHGAGPTTAMTHIAIQEQLDGKTVDWMEHVTDEQYRAQ